A genomic segment from Orientia tsutsugamushi str. Boryong encodes:
- a CDS encoding ankyrin repeat domain-containing protein, which yields MNFQLYKAITDNDLAGVEMLIDAGYDINNELTDSGITALQLAIYVEDIRILQKLLDAGADVNQQNNYGQSALHMASSARGYIDVVQKLIAAGANIDLQDINKQSALHMASSARGYIDVVQKLIAAGANIDLQDINKQSALHIASARGYIDVVQKLIAAGANIDLQDINRQSALHIASARGYIDVVETLIAAGANIDLQGINGQSALHMVSSVQGYIDVVQKLIAAGANIDLQDNDGLSALHMASTRGYIDVVQKLIAAGANINLQDNDGLSALYMASTIGDIDVVETLIAAGANIDLQDINGQSAMHMASGARGCIDVVQKFIAAGANINLQDNDGLSALYMASTIGDIDVVETLIAAGANIDLQDNNGRSALHMASARGYIDVVQTLIAAGANIDLQDDYGLSALCAAMSNNNQDIIYHLLHAGADPALTRTPILSYAVRCGYDMKIIKLILDKDYSNAGIFDLCEEDFYNKISDRSDSDTVILLEIYTKIKLVKFIHSKGKICESNSDDKRTFFDVLMNNDIKDQDLPSIFDKAKVDEICTEINNQSIDVPMANDIIDIIDRITDRKKQIDNIKQVHKEYQSDESSEKDIFQIFEINFDCIQSILNQLSNDGIENLNKAALVRIDEVQDDFNNLNIQVAGQSCTNEIQQ from the coding sequence ATGAATTTTCAATTATACAAGGCTATTACCGATAATGATTTAGCAGGAGTAGAAATGCTGATAGATGCTGGCTATGATATAAATAATGAGCTAACTGATAGTGGAATAACTGCTTTACAGCTTGCAATTTATGTTGAAGACATACGAATTCTACAGAAGCTTCTAGATGCAGGTGCAGATGTTAATCAGCAAAATAATTATGGGCAATCTGCTCTGCATATGGCTAGTAGTGCCCGAGGTTACATAGATGTTGTACAGAAACTTATAGCTGCAGGGGCAAATATTGATCTGCAAGATATTAATAAGCAATCTGCTCTGCATATGGCTAGTAGTGCCCGAGGTTACATAGATGTTGTACAGAAACTTATAGCTGCAGGGGCAAATATTGATCTGCAAGATATTAATAAGCAATCTGCTCTGCATATAGCTAGTGCCCGAGGTTACATAGATGTTGTACAGAAACTTATAGCTGCAGGGGCAAATATTGATCTGCAAGATATTAATAGGCAATCTGCTCTGCATATAGCTAGTGCCCGAGGTTACATAGATGTTGTAGAGACACTTATAGCTGCAGGGGCAAATATTGATCTGCAAGGTATTAATGGGCAATCTGCTCTGCATATGGTTAGTAGTGTACAAGGTTACATAGATGTTGTACAGAAACTTATAGCTGCAGGGGCAAATATTGATCTGCAAGATAATGATGGACTGTCTGCTTTGCATATGGCTAGTACCCGAGGTTACATAGATGTTGTACAGAAACTTATAGCTGCAGGGGCAAATATTAATCTGCAAGATAATGATGGACTGTCTGCTCTGTATATGGCTAGTACAATAGGTGACATAGATGTTGTAGAAACACTTATAGCTGCAGGGGCAAATATTGATCTGCAAGATATTAATGGGCAATCTGCTATGCATATGGCTAGTGGTGCACGAGGTTGCATAGATGTTGTACAAAAATTTATAGCTGCAGGGGCAAATATTAATCTGCAAGATAATGATGGACTGTCTGCTCTGTATATGGCTAGTACAATAGGTGACATAGATGTTGTAGAGACACTTATAGCTGCAGGGGCAAATATTGATCTGCAAGATAATAATGGACGATCTGCTCTGCATATGGCTAGTGCACGAGGTTACATAGATGTTGTACAGACACTTATAGCTGCAGGGGCAAATATTGATCTGCAAGATGATTATGGACTGTCTGCTTTATGTGCTGCTATGAGTAATAATAACCAAGACATTATATATCATCTTCTACATGCAGGTGCAGATCCTGCTTTAACAAGGACTCCTATATTAAGTTATGCTGTTAGATGTGGTTATGATATGAAAATTATAAAACTGATCTTGGATAAAGATTATTCAAATGCTGGAATATTTGATTTATGTGAAGAAGATTTTTATAACAAGATATCTGATAGGTCTGATTCTGATACTGTTATTCTATTAGAAATATATACAAAGATTAAACTAGTAAAATTTATACATTCCAAGGGCAAAATTTGCGAAAGTAATAGTGATGATAAAAGAACATTCTTTGATGTTCTTATGAATAATGATATAAAAGATCAAGATCTGCCATCTATATTTGATAAAGCAAAGGTTGATGAAATATGTACTGAGATTAATAATCAGTCTATTGATGTACCTATGGCTAATGATATTATAGATATCATAGATAGAATAACTGACAGAAAAAAACAGATTGACAATATTAAACAAGTACACAAGGAATATCAAAGTGATGAAAGTTCAGAAAAAGATATTTTTCAGATATTTGAGATTAATTTTGACTGCATACAATCCATACTAAATCAGCTCAGCAATGATGGTATTGAAAATCTTAATAAAGCAGCATTAGTACGTATAGACGAAGTTCAAGATGATTTCAACAATCTTAATATACAAGTAGCAGGTCAAAGCTGTACAAATGAAATACAGCAATAA
- a CDS encoding transposase translates to MHYLKGEETGVYYIDSTKLAICHNKRISINRVFNRISKIGKSSYGWFLGFKLHLVINNKGEIMSVNARLG, encoded by the coding sequence ATGCATTATCTGAAAGGAGAAGAGACTGGTGTATATTACATCGATTCTACAAAGTTAGCAATTTGTCATAACAAACGCATTTCCATCAATAGAGTTTTTAACAGAATTTCTAAAATTGGTAAGAGTAGTTATGGCTGGTTCTTAGGCTTTAAGCTACATCTTGTAATTAATAATAAAGGTGAAATAATGTCAGTTAACGCCAGATTAGGATAA
- a CDS encoding transposase produces MSEGLSGKLFGDKAYISKELFHQLLTNGLRLFTNLRKDMKTYLLDIDDKRLLNKRSLIESVFNVLKKHMFLEHTRHLSPLNFFVHIIASLARYSISKLNLHLISSSPDSLS; encoded by the coding sequence ATTTCTGAAGGCTTATCTGGTAAATTGTTTGGTGATAAAGCCTACATATCTAAAGAGTTATTTCATCAACTGCTGACCAATGGTTTACGTTTATTTACTAATCTTCGTAAAGATATGAAAACATATTTATTGGACATAGATGATAAGCGTTTATTAAATAAACGTTCTTTAATTGAGTCTGTCTTTAATGTACTAAAAAAACATATGTTTTTAGAGCATACTAGACACCTCTCTCCTCTTAATTTTTTTGTTCATATCATTGCTTCTCTTGCTAGGTATTCTATCTCTAAACTTAATCTCCATCTTATCTCTTCTTCTCCTGACTCCTTATCCTAA
- the yajC gene encoding preprotein translocase subunit YajC has protein sequence MSQANNINTDNTNNNITVVDQAIDDTKTAIHWEWINIIPLVLVFTVVYFLLIRPQEKKRKEHEQLIRTIKKGEQVITTSGIYASIVSIDESTDIITLEIAPGTKIKILRAAIADVISRKPASKGSK, from the coding sequence ATGTCACAAGCTAATAACATCAATACTGATAATACAAATAATAATATAACAGTAGTAGATCAAGCAATCGATGATACTAAGACAGCTATTCACTGGGAATGGATTAATATAATACCATTAGTTTTAGTTTTTACAGTAGTATATTTCTTGTTAATTAGACCTCAAGAAAAAAAGCGGAAAGAACATGAACAACTTATTCGCACTATAAAAAAAGGAGAACAAGTTATTACAACTAGTGGAATATATGCTTCAATTGTTAGTATTGATGAAAGTACTGATATTATAACACTTGAAATTGCTCCTGGTACTAAAATCAAAATTTTGAGAGCAGCTATTGCTGATGTTATTAGTAGAAAACCAGCGTCAAAAGGCAGTAAATGA
- the secD gene encoding protein translocase subunit SecD, whose translation MKQFLFNKIFITVLITAIALCFVVPNFFDTTKYQWLPQKTINLGLDLKGGSYVLLQLDFDTYVTEQLNIIVGNLRKELRNNKIGYKELKIQKQYIHLELRDSEARFKVENLLRNLETSILIKFSQNNKLHISFTDHKLSELRESLIENSMEIIRMRVDSSGTTEANIQKHGDNNIILEVPGIEDPKHLKNLVTKIAKLTFNIVDSGIVAQDQHISKDLMLVKEQNNPENKLLVRRQPTIGGDLLTNANVSFNKYSQPVVSFTFNSLGTKLFADITKEYQGRRLAIILDGKLLSAPVISEPILGGAGMISGNFTIESAKELSLLLKSGALPAALSVIEEKTIGPTLGSDSIHAGKLAGCIGFVLVCIFMLCIYGILGLFANIALFFSLIYILAILSMLQATLTLPGIAGIILTIGMAVDANILIYERIREELQNGSSILYSVREGFKLSFATIIDSNITTLLAAILLYIFGTGAVKGFAITLAIGILSSMYSATIITRLLIDSWVKYKLPIKLNTTTICKR comes from the coding sequence ATGAAGCAATTCTTATTTAATAAAATATTTATTACAGTACTAATTACAGCTATAGCACTTTGCTTCGTAGTACCGAATTTTTTTGATACTACAAAATATCAATGGTTGCCTCAAAAAACTATTAACTTAGGATTAGATTTAAAAGGAGGGTCGTATGTTCTGCTCCAGTTAGATTTTGATACCTATGTTACAGAGCAATTAAATATTATTGTTGGAAATCTTAGAAAAGAATTACGAAATAATAAAATTGGTTACAAAGAGTTAAAAATTCAAAAGCAATATATTCATTTAGAGTTACGAGATAGCGAGGCTCGTTTTAAAGTAGAAAATTTATTGCGCAACTTAGAGACTAGTATACTAATTAAGTTTAGTCAAAATAATAAGCTACACATTAGCTTCACAGATCATAAATTATCAGAGTTAAGAGAATCTTTGATAGAAAATAGTATGGAAATAATAAGAATGAGAGTTGATAGTAGTGGAACAACTGAAGCAAATATTCAAAAACATGGAGATAACAACATAATATTAGAAGTGCCAGGAATTGAAGATCCTAAACATTTAAAAAATTTAGTTACCAAAATAGCAAAGCTTACTTTTAACATTGTTGATAGTGGAATTGTTGCTCAAGATCAGCACATATCTAAAGATTTGATGTTAGTTAAGGAACAGAATAATCCAGAAAATAAATTATTAGTAAGAAGACAGCCAACAATAGGCGGAGATTTGCTTACTAATGCAAACGTAAGTTTTAATAAGTATTCTCAGCCTGTAGTTTCATTCACATTTAATAGCTTAGGAACTAAATTGTTTGCTGATATTACAAAAGAATACCAAGGTAGACGGTTAGCTATTATTTTAGATGGCAAACTGTTAAGTGCTCCTGTTATTTCTGAACCAATATTAGGAGGAGCAGGTATGATTTCTGGCAATTTTACTATCGAATCAGCAAAAGAACTTAGCCTATTACTTAAATCTGGAGCACTGCCAGCTGCATTAAGCGTTATAGAAGAAAAAACAATAGGCCCAACTCTTGGAAGCGATTCAATTCATGCAGGTAAACTTGCTGGTTGTATTGGATTCGTTTTGGTATGTATTTTTATGTTATGTATATATGGCATTTTAGGATTATTTGCTAATATAGCATTATTTTTTAGTTTGATATATATATTGGCAATATTATCAATGTTACAGGCAACATTAACGCTGCCAGGAATTGCTGGTATAATATTAACTATAGGCATGGCTGTTGATGCTAATATATTAATTTATGAACGAATACGGGAAGAGTTACAAAATGGCAGCTCGATTTTATATTCAGTTAGAGAGGGGTTTAAATTGTCTTTTGCTACTATTATTGACTCCAATATTACTACTTTATTAGCTGCAATTCTGCTTTATATATTTGGTACTGGAGCAGTTAAAGGTTTTGCGATAACACTAGCAATTGGTATACTATCTTCTATGTATTCAGCAACAATTATAACTAGGCTGTTAATAGATTCATGGGTAAAGTATAAACTTCCAATAAAGTTAAACACTACAACAATTTGTAAGAGGTAA
- a CDS encoding pyridoxal phosphate-dependent aminotransferase, producing MSLITHRINRIKSSPTLAVAKKAAELRQQGRNIISLSVGELNFDTPDNIKAQAIEAINRGMTKYTDVGGMQELKQAVKNKFKVENNLDYQLDELIVSSGAKQVIFNALLATLDIGDEVIIPTPYWVSYPDIISLTGATSKFIYCHESSNFKITPAQLSNAITDKTKWLLLNSPNNPTGAIYTIEELKLLAEILSIHKNIHIMCDDIYEHIIFDNNKFYTLAAIAPNLKERIFIVNGVSKAYSMTGWRIGYGAGNSEIIKAMIKIQSHSTSNPCSISQVAAIEALTGSQSHIQDNITILQRNRDLAFNILNNTIGLKCYKPTGTFYLFVSCQELLHKVTSTGQKINTSNDFACYLLEESKVSVVPGEAFGINGYFRLSYAVDAAELNIACLQIKKACEKLI from the coding sequence ATGTCACTTATTACTCATAGAATCAATCGTATAAAAAGTTCTCCAACATTGGCAGTTGCAAAAAAGGCAGCTGAACTTCGGCAACAAGGTAGAAATATAATTTCCTTAAGTGTAGGCGAGTTAAATTTTGATACTCCTGATAACATCAAAGCTCAAGCTATTGAAGCTATAAATCGCGGTATGACAAAATATACTGATGTTGGTGGTATGCAAGAATTAAAACAAGCAGTAAAAAATAAATTCAAGGTTGAAAATAATCTTGATTATCAACTAGATGAGCTAATAGTTAGCTCTGGAGCTAAGCAAGTTATTTTTAATGCTCTATTAGCTACTTTGGATATAGGAGATGAAGTTATTATTCCAACACCATACTGGGTGTCATATCCTGATATTATATCTCTAACTGGCGCTACTAGTAAATTTATTTATTGTCATGAAAGCTCTAATTTTAAAATTACTCCAGCACAACTTAGTAATGCGATTACTGATAAAACTAAGTGGCTATTACTAAATTCACCTAATAATCCTACTGGCGCCATTTATACAATTGAAGAGTTAAAATTATTAGCAGAAATACTTAGCATACATAAAAATATACACATAATGTGTGATGATATTTATGAGCATATTATATTTGATAACAATAAATTTTATACTTTAGCAGCTATAGCTCCAAATTTAAAGGAAAGAATATTTATTGTTAATGGAGTTTCAAAAGCATATTCAATGACTGGCTGGCGCATTGGTTATGGAGCTGGCAATAGCGAAATTATTAAAGCAATGATTAAAATTCAGTCCCATAGTACTTCTAATCCTTGTTCTATTAGTCAAGTTGCAGCAATTGAAGCATTAACAGGCAGTCAGAGTCATATTCAAGACAATATTACAATTTTACAAAGAAACCGAGATTTAGCCTTTAATATTCTCAATAATACCATTGGGCTTAAGTGCTATAAACCAACAGGAACATTTTATCTTTTTGTTTCTTGTCAAGAACTGTTACATAAAGTTACTTCTACTGGTCAAAAAATAAATACAAGCAACGACTTCGCTTGCTACTTACTCGAAGAGTCAAAAGTATCAGTAGTACCTGGCGAAGCTTTTGGTATAAATGGATACTTTAGATTATCTTATGCAGTAGATGCAGCGGAACTAAATATTGCATGTCTGCAAATCAAAAAAGCTTGCGAGAAGTTGATATAG
- a CDS encoding methyltransferase domain-containing protein: MSIIKTARNIIINNANKLKEVYLFFTSLPSYIAQKVALAKQHILEIKSKFKNLGATNVDLGIYHLQNGNYNEAIIRFKIVLMLLKKCSDQANYWLSFAYLIKGNYKKSLRHAKLVNQQDVTELRNILEKPYTLHSVPRQIWSIYKNITFEYYNSRFIGKDINVAKEFVYTLLEVVEELPQDCKILDYGCGNGIIGHTICEMIVKEFTLIGVDCCDMLNEIVNAKHQIYNQVMSLWPQDFIEQNSTKEQFNIVIAFASIAYSIDINSIITTLYQVLLPGGYLGIVLPANRSNTVFDLQYLWFSYNVCDVEKNLQNFNEQGQFSLVRVREIKIPDQNLSYSILILRK, translated from the coding sequence ATGTCGATTATTAAAACAGCAAGAAATATCATTATAAATAATGCTAACAAACTTAAAGAGGTTTATTTGTTTTTTACTTCATTACCATCTTATATAGCTCAAAAAGTCGCTTTAGCTAAACAACATATTCTGGAAATAAAAAGCAAATTTAAAAATCTAGGCGCTACTAATGTTGACTTAGGTATATACCATCTTCAAAATGGCAATTACAATGAAGCCATTATAAGGTTCAAGATAGTATTGATGTTATTAAAAAAATGTTCAGATCAAGCAAACTATTGGTTGTCATTTGCATATTTAATTAAAGGAAATTATAAAAAATCATTACGACATGCAAAATTGGTAAATCAACAAGATGTAACTGAATTACGAAATATTTTAGAAAAACCTTACACATTACATTCAGTACCAAGACAAATCTGGAGCATATATAAAAATATTACTTTTGAATATTATAATTCAAGATTTATTGGAAAAGATATCAATGTTGCAAAAGAATTTGTTTATACCTTACTGGAAGTAGTAGAGGAGTTACCACAAGACTGCAAAATACTAGATTATGGTTGTGGAAATGGCATTATTGGACATACTATCTGTGAAATGATTGTTAAAGAGTTTACGCTTATAGGAGTAGATTGCTGTGATATGCTAAATGAAATTGTTAATGCAAAGCATCAGATCTATAATCAAGTTATGTCATTATGGCCACAAGATTTTATTGAGCAAAATTCTACAAAAGAGCAATTTAATATTGTTATTGCTTTTGCTAGTATTGCCTATAGCATTGATATTAATTCAATAATAACAACACTATACCAAGTGTTATTACCAGGAGGATATCTTGGCATAGTATTACCTGCTAACAGAAGTAATACAGTTTTTGATTTACAATATTTATGGTTTTCTTATAATGTATGCGATGTGGAAAAAAACTTGCAGAATTTTAATGAGCAAGGCCAATTCAGTTTAGTAAGAGTAAGGGAGATAAAAATACCAGATCAAAATTTATCTTATAGCATTCTAATACTTAGAAAATAG
- a CDS encoding VacJ family lipoprotein → MRIIVAIIITCTTALMIKADTLSIKNSDNYKYTENIKEIGDSYYSDISDIDEDFCLKAFDPLERINRKIFYLNLFLDYLILRPIANCYYKVTNNDVKEAVENLINNTAVPVTVINSVLQFKFKNSIVSVWQFIVNTILGIGGLHNIAAEFGLQSQQLNFSSTLARYGVKSGPYIILPIFGGMNLRDISNIAFAQLSPLQYIIDKTHADKLINTDILFNKKFAKGVKIIDMVHKRAKLFGNAEFVMKNSIDPYSVYRNISYQTSDYFQKCRTNKISKK, encoded by the coding sequence ATGCGTATTATAGTTGCTATAATCATTACATGTACTACTGCTTTAATGATAAAAGCTGATACTTTATCTATTAAAAATAGTGATAACTATAAGTATACAGAAAACATCAAAGAGATCGGAGATAGCTATTACTCAGATATATCAGATATAGATGAAGATTTTTGTTTAAAAGCTTTTGATCCATTAGAAAGGATTAATAGAAAAATCTTTTATTTGAACTTGTTTCTTGATTACCTTATTTTAAGGCCAATAGCTAACTGTTACTATAAAGTAACAAACAATGATGTAAAAGAGGCGGTAGAAAATCTTATTAACAACACTGCTGTGCCAGTTACAGTTATAAATAGTGTATTACAATTTAAATTTAAGAATTCTATAGTTAGTGTATGGCAATTTATAGTAAATACAATTTTAGGTATTGGAGGTTTACATAATATTGCAGCAGAATTTGGCTTGCAGTCTCAACAACTAAATTTTAGCAGTACATTAGCTAGATATGGCGTTAAGTCTGGTCCGTATATTATTTTACCAATTTTTGGTGGCATGAATTTGAGAGATATCAGTAATATAGCATTTGCTCAGTTAAGTCCATTACAGTACATTATTGATAAAACTCATGCCGACAAATTAATTAATACAGATATTTTATTTAATAAGAAATTTGCTAAAGGAGTTAAAATCATTGACATGGTACATAAAAGAGCTAAATTGTTCGGTAATGCTGAATTTGTCATGAAAAACTCAATAGATCCTTATTCTGTATATAGAAATATTTCATATCAAACATCAGATTATTTTCAAAAATGTCGAACTAATAAAATTTCTAAGAAATGA
- a CDS encoding phospholipid-binding protein MlaC, translating to MIMIQLKRNIIIFLFFICSTIPAYATQDVKEYIDSVMQETVSIIKGQFSQQENKSIQLRLLLEKKFDLNSMVSSMLGRNKVKLSNDQIDEFNKICKDYILTYCSRMLASYNIGNINIRMVSPNGPLCYMVRTDIIQQNNQVLKVDFLVKKLDHEYKIVNIIIEGISFITTHSVEITNVIRDKGFDYLINSLRDKSI from the coding sequence ATGATTATGATACAGCTAAAACGGAATATTATTATTTTCTTGTTTTTTATATGTAGTACTATTCCTGCTTATGCTACACAAGATGTGAAAGAATATATCGATAGTGTAATGCAAGAAACAGTATCTATAATAAAAGGTCAGTTTTCACAACAAGAAAATAAAAGTATACAATTGAGATTATTATTAGAGAAAAAATTTGATCTTAACTCAATGGTAAGCTCAATGTTAGGTAGAAACAAAGTTAAACTGTCTAATGATCAAATAGATGAGTTTAATAAAATATGTAAGGATTATATATTAACATATTGCAGTAGAATGCTTGCAAGTTATAATATTGGTAATATTAATATTAGAATGGTATCGCCTAATGGGCCTTTGTGCTATATGGTAAGAACTGATATCATACAGCAGAATAATCAAGTATTAAAGGTTGATTTTTTAGTTAAGAAATTAGATCATGAATATAAAATCGTAAATATAATAATTGAAGGAATAAGTTTTATTACTACTCATTCTGTTGAAATAACAAATGTTATTAGAGATAAAGGTTTTGATTATTTAATTAATAGTTTAAGGGATAAAAGTATATAA
- the hemW gene encoding radical SAM family heme chaperone HemW, with protein MVFPGNLADESISIYIHWPFCLSKCPYCDFNSHVATKVNFNDWQLAFRKSIKYFEPLLTGKIIKSIFFGGGTPSLMEPELVASILNLLSSLAKFSGTVEITLEANPTSVEAKKFQQFRLAGINRVSIGVQSLRSNNLKFLCRTHDVESAKHAVTLAKTIFPKFSFDLIYAIAEQEVEEWKQELQEAMLIAGSHVSIYQLTIEKGTKFFGDYRKGKFTLPSDETAAKLYNYTNHYLKNLGYHRYEISNYSKIGAECYHNLNYWNYGSYLGIGPGAHSRIVCYNQGVNGDSKSVKAITMQYNPQKWLNAIQLASGNGIQDLHTLTNEEVIKEVIIMGLRLSTGISHDRLLELTRCNFQQALSMKYVHQLQDTGYIVMSNNNIRLTDKAMLVYNYIVNKIVIDKYFVAE; from the coding sequence TTGGTTTTTCCTGGTAATTTAGCCGATGAAAGTATATCTATTTATATTCATTGGCCTTTTTGTTTGTCAAAATGTCCTTATTGTGATTTTAACTCTCATGTTGCTACTAAAGTTAATTTTAATGATTGGCAGCTAGCATTTCGTAAATCAATTAAGTATTTTGAACCTTTGCTAACAGGTAAGATAATTAAGTCTATATTTTTTGGCGGAGGAACTCCTTCATTGATGGAGCCAGAATTAGTAGCAAGTATTCTTAATTTGCTTTCTAGTTTAGCAAAATTTAGTGGCACAGTTGAAATTACTCTTGAAGCTAATCCAACATCCGTAGAAGCTAAAAAGTTTCAACAATTTAGGTTGGCTGGTATAAATAGAGTATCCATTGGTGTGCAATCTTTGCGGTCTAATAACTTAAAGTTTTTATGTCGTACTCATGATGTAGAATCAGCAAAACATGCCGTTACTTTAGCTAAAACAATATTTCCAAAATTTTCATTTGATTTAATCTATGCTATAGCAGAGCAAGAAGTTGAAGAATGGAAACAAGAATTACAAGAAGCAATGTTAATTGCTGGTAGCCATGTTTCCATTTATCAATTGACAATTGAGAAAGGAACTAAATTTTTTGGTGATTATCGTAAAGGCAAGTTTACACTGCCTAGCGATGAAACAGCTGCTAAACTTTATAACTATACTAACCACTATTTGAAAAATCTTGGTTATCATCGTTATGAAATTTCAAATTATAGTAAAATTGGAGCTGAATGTTATCATAACTTAAATTATTGGAATTATGGAAGCTATTTAGGAATAGGGCCAGGAGCACATAGCCGTATTGTCTGTTATAATCAGGGAGTTAATGGTGATAGCAAATCGGTTAAAGCAATAACTATGCAATATAATCCTCAAAAATGGCTGAATGCTATTCAGCTAGCTAGTGGTAATGGCATTCAAGACTTACATACTTTAACTAATGAAGAAGTTATTAAAGAAGTTATAATAATGGGTCTGCGTCTATCAACAGGTATATCGCACGATAGACTATTAGAATTAACTAGATGTAATTTTCAGCAAGCATTAAGCATGAAATATGTACATCAATTACAAGATACTGGATATATTGTTATGTCTAATAATAATATTAGACTAACAGATAAGGCAATGTTAGTTTATAACTATATAGTTAATAAAATAGTTATTGATAAGTATTTTGTTGCAGAGTAG
- a CDS encoding pyrimidine dimer DNA glycosylase/endonuclease V yields the protein MNIFVLHKDPNIAAQMLCDKHIVKMPLETAQLLCSVFLVALNNSDSIVRTKSYTITVPYKLTHCNHPCSIWARISQGNFDWLIKHGQALCKEYTYRYKKEHKSENVINWCYNNKDILLFQTDCIQNFAQALPEQYKCSDAIKAYREYYLHEKLRFARWENGRKAPNWVKI from the coding sequence ATGAACATTTTTGTCTTACATAAAGACCCAAATATTGCAGCCCAAATGCTTTGTGATAAGCATATAGTAAAGATGCCACTAGAAACTGCTCAGCTATTGTGCAGTGTATTTTTAGTAGCATTAAATAATTCTGATTCTATAGTTAGAACTAAAAGCTATACCATTACAGTCCCATATAAGCTTACTCACTGCAATCACCCCTGCTCTATATGGGCTAGAATATCACAAGGAAATTTTGATTGGTTAATAAAGCATGGACAAGCTTTATGCAAAGAATATACTTACCGGTATAAAAAAGAGCATAAGTCAGAAAATGTAATAAATTGGTGCTATAATAATAAAGATATACTGCTTTTTCAAACAGATTGTATACAAAATTTTGCACAAGCATTGCCAGAACAATATAAATGCAGTGATGCTATTAAAGCTTATAGAGAATATTATTTACATGAGAAGTTAAGGTTTGCAAGATGGGAGAATGGTAGAAAAGCCCCAAATTGGGTAAAAATATAA
- the recO gene encoding DNA repair protein RecO produces MNFRDKAIILKKRNIKENLAIVTVLTQSYGIYSGIIKDLHSKKNTIIYQIGNIVDFCWSARLDKHLGTINCELVKSYSYLIMSNKRNLFYTHSLIELTLMSFKERELHANLFEKWLGNLESINVGNINIKNYINFELLILKEAGYQLTLDRCGVTNCTQNLIYVSPKSGQAISAAVGEPYKHKLLLLPKFLVHNNCEPEDIYEIQAAFNLTAYFFNKYVLIKKKLPIARELLLKSILAYSF; encoded by the coding sequence ATGAATTTTAGAGACAAAGCAATAATTCTAAAAAAAAGAAATATCAAAGAAAATTTAGCAATTGTAACAGTATTAACTCAATCATATGGAATTTATTCTGGAATTATAAAAGATTTACATAGTAAAAAAAATACAATCATATACCAAATAGGTAATATAGTAGATTTTTGCTGGAGTGCACGCTTAGATAAGCATTTAGGTACTATAAACTGTGAGCTAGTAAAATCTTACTCCTATTTGATTATGTCTAATAAACGTAATCTATTTTACACTCACAGCTTAATCGAATTAACTTTAATGTCTTTTAAAGAAAGAGAGTTACACGCTAATTTATTTGAAAAATGGTTGGGAAATCTTGAATCAATAAATGTTGGCAATATTAACATTAAAAATTATATTAATTTTGAGCTTTTAATTTTAAAAGAAGCAGGATATCAACTCACCTTAGACAGATGTGGTGTTACTAACTGTACGCAAAATTTAATTTATGTTTCACCTAAGTCAGGACAAGCTATATCTGCAGCTGTTGGAGAGCCATATAAACACAAACTGTTATTATTACCTAAATTTTTGGTTCATAATAATTGTGAACCAGAAGATATTTATGAAATTCAGGCTGCATTTAACTTAACAGCGTATTTTTTTAATAAGTATGTACTAATAAAAAAAAAATTACCAATTGCTAGAGAGCTATTATTAAAAAGTATACTGGCATATAGTTTTTAA